The following nucleotide sequence is from Euleptes europaea isolate rEulEur1 chromosome 3, rEulEur1.hap1, whole genome shotgun sequence.
TACACCTCCTGTGTCTTTGACAGCTGCCAGACAACCAAAGTTCATCAGATGCCACTTTCCTCGGCATGgagatgaggaggggctgtggctcattggcagaggttctgctttacatgcagaaagtcccaggttcaacccccagcatctctagttaaaaaaggCTTCGGTAAtaagtgaagtgaaagacctctatacttgagatcctggagagacgctgccagccTGACTAGACAATATTGGTATTGATGGAGCAatgctgactcagtataagaaagCTTCACGTGTTAACGGATGAAAGCCTCATTGGTTGAAGTCCTGGCTGCCCTAGGAGCAGTTTCAGAAAAAAGATGGAAACCCTAGTAAGAGATGATACTTTTTTTTCCCATCCTTTCAATGAATGCTTATGGGAAAAGTGAGGAGTGTGTTATGTACACAGTTATGCCCAGATGGATTAATGAAAAGCGAATGCCTAGGAGGGATTTGGTGGGTGTGGTGCTGGAGTTAGCTGTCCGCAGCCAGTGTCTCTGAAGAGGCACATCTGTAGAGTGAATACAGAGATCTGATCTGGACTAAGGTAAAAtgtcaagaaaaggcagaaatgctAAAAATGCCACATAGCCCACTGTTGGATGCTCCCCCACTACAGAAGGAGCACAACAATTTTAGGTGTGGACAACAAGCTAATGTGTGagactgcaggtttttatggATCAGCACATACAATGTTAGCAATCAGTAAGGCGCTTTGGGAACAAGCGGGTTGTTTTTTTGGTCTTTATTAGTGCAGCAGAAAAAGAACGTGGCTGCTACATTGATCCAACTTTCTTGCCAGGTTTGGTCTCTACATTCAAAATGAAGGAATTGCTCTTCCAGCTCTTTGTACGACACATTCACAAGATAATTAGCAATACTGCACAGCTTATGAAAGATACCTTGGGGGATCTGTGCCTCGTTCATGAACACGCGTGAGTTAAAGGCAGGGTGAATGTTCACTTCCACTGCTCAAGCATCGAAACGACCCTACGGGGTACAAGCTAGGCCATGACAACATAGGAAGGAGGCTGctaaatgaccccccccccacatttccccaaAGACAAAAGGTGGGTCAAATAGGCCTCAGAGCCATCCAGCTTGTGTAACCCAACACAAATGGACTGCCTCAGCGACCATTCTCTCCTGCAGGAGGCCGTTGGCTGAGCTCTGTGAGGGACAGGGTATGCCACTCTGCCCAGGCGACATCGCTTCCCAAAGCCAGGGCTTACAGCTCATCCATCATGGCTAGTAAGTCAGCTCCCTTGCTGGTGCTCTGCCTGGGCTGCTCTGCCACCTCAAACTCTTCCATGATGCGGCTCAGCTCCTCATTCCGCTCTTGGTCCTATTTAAAAGAGTTATATCGTTACAAAGAACGTCTTAAAGGGAAAAGAACGAAAATTCAACAGAAGCCAGTGCTATCTCAACTATGTAAGAAACAGATTCTTGTATTCTCTACATTTTTCTCTTTGGAAagtatcattttaaaattaatcttgtcgtcttgtttgtggcttcctagaggcaactggttggccactgtgtgaacagactgctggacttgatgggccttggtctgacccagcagggcctttcttatgttcttaatgtaacCTCAGATGATTTCAGAAATTGCAAAATGCGGGTGAGGAGTTTCAGGTTTCGAAGGCTTTCCTCAACGAAACTGTTGTATGGCCAGTTGCATTTACTAGGGGTATCTGAGTAAGATTTTAAAGTCTGGTGCCAAAACTCTAGTTGCTGGGACTTTTACCTGTAGCACGACAGCCAGAAGCTCTCCTGGTTCTTGACTATTCAGTTCCAGGAACACAATGCCTTAGGCATTCTCTACTACAAGATGTAGTGATGGGCACTGGCTAAAATTTCTGGTAAAGCTAACTTGAGAAGTGCATGGAGAAATTACCCAATGCTAATGGCCATCGCAAAAAGGAGATCATAGGAGAAAACCATATGGCAGGGCTTGGATGCTTGGATGCactgcttcctggaagcacctgccTGGCTACTATTGCAGACAGCGCACTGGACCTTTGTTCTGATTCACCCAGTCTCTTTTGTTCCATTCACAGGATGCGGGGTCCCCCCATATACAAAGGTATTCAATGTAAGCCACATCTTCATGTAGTCACTTATGCAGGCAGATCCCGTTAAACACAGGCCCACCTGCATGTTCTGTGAAACTGAAAATCTTGCGTAGCGTTATCTACACAAAGCGTTGTTTCCTAGAATGCATGTGGCATTAAATGCCTACACTGGTGCATCCCACCCAAACATacactttggctgttaccgcacttgtattcccagcgatgtgttaagagtttgaaaacgttataaaaaatactgttcacactttgtttggcccctttagctgtgaagacgtcttccaaccatttataagctgttgtatccaaaaccccttttaaagcgatgttttttacaacattttcaaactcttaatacatcgctgggaatacaaagtgcggtaaccccctttattTCGTTACCAAACTAAAGGCAGCCCCCCAAATGAAATGCTAGAGAGCAGTGATGCCGTACCTGGTCTGCTTGTATGCTGACAACCTGATAAGAGAGCTCCTCCGGGCGTGTCAGTGCTGCGTGTCTTGAGGGAAAAGGTAAAGAGACCGAGCTGAATTTCATTGGTTGCCCAACAAGGATGCTACAAAGATGATTTGTCTAAGAAGCTGCCCTTGCTAGCTTTTGCCACACCTCTCTCGTTTAAATTTTACTATGCTTAGCGCATTAGCTGTTGATCCATGGTGCCATATCTGATTAGCATCCTCTGTGACCCTTGTGCTGGTCCAAGTAGGTGCTGACCTTCTCCAGCAGAGGGGGACACACAAACACCACTCCTCACTTTTCTCCCTTAAGGCTGCCTCTTGCCTGCACCCACACCACACCAAAACTGAGACCGATCATACTCTTCCTCTTCATCTGTGGTGAAGAGATTCAGCCGGAAGCCTGCCTCGGTGCCCAGGGGCTTCTTTATCTCCAGGCCGCCCATCAGCCGGGCCAAAAAGTTCAGCTCTTCTTTGGCCAGAGGGTTGGGAGCGGCAGTCTCCTGCGTGGAATAGCAATGGACACATTACACAGAaaagcaaatgaataaataaaggaaGAGGCACTGGGAGGTCTTTGCACATCAGAGTTGCTGCCTCCTAGTTTGGCAGACTAGCAGCTCTAAGAGGCTAGATCAGCCCACTCTCAtcggagctcagaagctaagtggggtctgTACgaggatgggaaaccaccaaggaaggctggggctgctatgcagaggaacgtaatggcaaaccacctctgctcttctcttgccttgaaaaccccatgaggcagAACATCATGGGGCCACTATGAGATGGCTGTGACTGGACGGCACACCTTACCTTAGTTCAGCCAAGGGAGGGGCCATGAGCCTGGTCTTTAGAGGGAAAGGAGCTTTACAAGGGAAGGATATATGAATCATGAAACCACTTCCAAGAACTTGGACAGCCAAAACTTCTATCAAGCTACCTGCTGCATCTCAGAGAGTGGACTGTAATGCCATGGCATATTTCGGGGCTCAGTTTACAATTGCACAATGTCTACAAAACAAACATCTTGTTCTAGaggctctctctttctcctctctggagatctcttgggaagAGGGATGCTACTCCTCTGCCCTGGGGGGTCTCTGCccttctctcctccttccttcctgccctgatTCTCTCCCAAGTTCTTCAGAGATTCTGAGAATACACCTTTACCAGGCTACAGAGGTTGTGTCTGGCAAATGAGACAACCtgatcacaagtagggttgccaacctccaggtggtaaatcaAAAAACATGGGCACCTCTGTGCCTATactgtttggaaaacagcacaggaatagGGTACAAATAAGCACAAGAAACGGGGTACAAAATAGACAAATCTTACAAGTGGTTATAAACATGAGAGACAAAGTACAAAAGTGCACATTCAACAAATAGGTACTAAGTGTACTAtcctataaatatatacatatgtacaaggCATCCATGATGCAAACTCTAAGCAAGGCAAAAATGTGAAACGGTCGTCCCCCATCTCATACTTTTTGGACTATACCAATATTGGATATTCCACAAGAATTGCCTTTATCTGTTACCTAGAAGAACAGACAATTTTTGCCTTGCATAGAGTTTGCATCATGGATGccttgtacatatgtatatatttataggaTAGTACGCTTAGTACCTATTTGTTGAATGTGCACTTTTGTACTTTGTCTCTCATGTTTATAACCACTTATTAGATTTGTCTATTTTGTACCCCGTTTCTTGTGCTTATTTGTACCCTATTcctgtgctaacctccaggtggtagctggagatctcccactattacaactgatctcttggtgacagagatcagttcacctggagaaaatggccgctttggaaggtagactctatggcattatacctgattgaagtccctttcctccccaaaccctgccctcctcaggctccacccctaaaatctccaggtatttcccaacctggagctggcaaacctaatcacAAGGGAAAGCttggaaaaataaaatcaaacggATGAGGCTTCCTTGAGACAAGGGGGTTGCTCCAATCACAAAAAGATTGCACAGTGGCGAGGGGTATGTGTGGAGCAATATACCAAAGCAGGTTCTAAACACTGAATTGCTCGAGTAGATAAAATACAAGAGACTAACCTTTCTACGGGATGCCGTATTTTTGGCTGTTCCTGACATGTGTGTCTCTACAGGCCGACTGATGCTATACCTAGAAGCAAACAGAAAAGGTGTACAGCGGACACAGTAGGAAGGGGCCAAAAGCCCACTATAGAGGTGTGACTTTGCAAGATGTTGCTTACATGTTTGTTCCCAGTTTAATGACTCTGTCTCCATAAAGGTCAAATGAGCCTTCCCGGAGTGGGAGGAGATAATTCCCACCATGAACAAACTCAGTCCTTTTAATTTCATCTCCTTTATTATTGAAAAGCCTggaaaaaaacataaaagcaaaATATGACCACCAATTttacagtaagaacataagaaaggccatactggatcagaccaaggtccatcaagtccagcagtgttcacacagtggccaaccaggtgcctctaggaagctcacaaacaagacgactgcagcaggattgtcctgcctgtgttccacagcacctaatataataggcatactcctctgatcctggagagaataggtatgtatcatgactagcatctatttttactaatagccatgaatagccatgaacatgtccacttccctcttaaagccttccaagttggcagctatcagcacatcctggggcagggagttccacaatttaactatgggttgtgaaATACAGGCTTGTGAAGCTCTAGGAAGTCTTTGTCTTCAAAAGGGTCTGTCATTAGCGGCTCAACTGGGAGAGCTTAGTCACATGTGTTGAGGATAACAAGTCTGCCAGCCTAGGGCAGaccatgaagctgccctatactgaatcagatccatcgaagtcagtattgtctgctcatactggcagtggttctctagggtctctggtggaggtctttcatttcacctagtgcctgatcctttaactggagatgccaaggattgaacctgggaccgtctgcatgacCAGCTGATGCTcttccaatgagccacagcccctccagagaCACCCTTCCTCCTATTCAGGATGCCGTTTTGCCTTAGACAGTCCATCGAACATGACACTCAGACCAGGGTCTCCCTCCAGGATGGGAAGGGTTGCACTTGACCAACCACAGTGATGCAGAGAAAGCAGATGGAAACAGTCACCTGATGAGCCCCGGAACCTCTGTTCCCCAAGGAACTGGACCCGAGGTTGGGAGTACAAAGCGGCCATTGGAGTTCTGAACTTTATCTTTTAGGAAGATGGAGACCTGTGGAGGGACAACCCCCAAAGCTTTGTCAGAGAAATGGCTCCATTTACAAATTATGTATGCTTCGTTTCCACATCTCATCATGCAACAACTTTCCCTTGCCCCTGTTTCACTGGACTGTCTTTTCGGAAATACGTACCCTGATGTGCATGTCCTGAAAGAAGATGAGCAGTGTTTGCCGAATGAGCTGAAATTCGCCATCAGAGAGCGAGCCGTACGTCTGGGAGAGAGAATCGGATCATGACATGAGCTTCTGCTTTAGTGTTATTCATATTTTAATGGGCAAAGTGCTTCATATACCCCTATAATGGCTGGTAACAAATTTCACTCTTCCCATTTCATCCGTAGGGCACTTTAAAAGTATGACTTCCCAAAACCACTCAGTGGATCTCTGAATGCTTCTGAGATCTTaaaccaggtctcccagattcaaCAATCAAGTAAACAACATGGAAAGCTGGATCAAAATAAAATGTACCGTACTTATTTCATGAAATCTGTGCAAATGGCACCAAGTTCTGAATGGGTTACAACCTCTGTACTACAATACAGACATAATCCAGGAACGCTTGCATTATATTTAAGGTTTCTGATTTATTGCTGCCTGCTGCTTAATTCCCCAAATGTTACTTTCTTTCATCACTAATCATTCTACCCCATTTGATAATCCTCCTCTCTGATCCCTTAAATCTGTATCTACTTTGTTATTTGCAAAGCTGCCACCTCTTCTGTAATCACGCACGACTGCAACTAGACAAGGGAGCCGGCCACCCAAAAGCCACAAAAAGAAGATTTGTACGAATTGTCTTTTCCCTCTTGTAGCTCTTCTGTCATTATACATAACCTATGATTGAACACAACCCAGAAGGCATGATATACGCTTACATCAATGAGCTGCCGAAAGGTTTCATCAACTTGATTCAGAATGCTGGGTGAATCTTGGATAAAATCCTTGATGGAATCCAGGTGGTTGAAAGTGACGAGTAGAATGTCTTTGGGTCGAGGGCACAGTAGAACCTGGTACTTGAAGGCCATGGTCATAAGATCGTAGAGCtacagaaaaaaatgcaactggaaTCTAGTTAGATCACAGAACCAGGGACAACTAGCTAAGCCGCCACATATGTCGttcaattctaagcagagttacacccttctgaacttcaatggacttagccTTAGAAGcggtgtaactctccttaagattgcactgataACTGGTTTAACGTGTCATTATCAGCATTTCTTTGCAATTCAAGCATATTctagctttccccccctccacatacaAATTCTTGGTTGAAGATTTTTGCAGGCAGAATATGCTTTTGAGTCTTTGATAAAATCCAGGCAACACATCCTGCAGTTCACACCCAGAGAATGATATTGGTGAGAAAATGAGACAAGCAAGGAAATTAAAAGCACAACTGCAACAACCCCAAACATTCATGAAGCAGTGTTGGTGTGTGTACGTGCCAATGTACATGCATGCCTGGCTACCCCCAGAAGCACTCCGTGTGAAACCACTCTCCTGTTACCCTGTGGCTGAATGATTCATAAAACAGACCCACATCTGAATCTGGTCAGCCTGTTGCCCAGTTGAATTCTATGGGGTTTATTCAGCCAGCAGGTTTTTCCCCAATGAAAACTGATTTCTGAAACTGCCAGGTAAATTAAGTGGAACGAGGTTGTCTGCAGGGGTCCAACAAGCAATGAACATGGCCATGAAAGTGCACCCAGCATAGTACACCAAAGTGGTTGTATGATTCCTCCTTCACACACGCAAGTACTGCTGTTTCAGGCATTTCTTCCCGTCCTTCTAAAGCCACTGGACTGTGATGGTGCAGTAAATTTGGGCTTTGGCCATATCCCCACTATGCTGCACATCTACACTCAGCCCACGTGTAGGGTTGTGTGACTTGCCTCTAGTTCCACTCAATGACAGCATTTTTTGGTAAAGGGTGAGTGGTCTGAATTCCCCTCGATGCCGAGGGAAATGGGAAGGTTCTGCCTTACCTTATCCATGCTGGCTTGATTCAGCCTCATGATTGACGCGTGCGCTAGCCGGTCGTACACGGTTCTCAGGGCCTTCTTGGAATAGAGCTCCTGTGGCTTAAACAACTCCTCCATAAACTTTTTATTGAACATGGTTGTAATGATGTCATTCATAACTGTAAAGACAAAAGAGCCCAACCTGTCAGGAACGCTTTGGCTCCGCTTTAATTCTGCAGAACAAAATAGATGttagtggctgagggaaggaaggACTGCAGAGGCCGCTCCAAACGCAATACTGAGGCACCATCCCCAAGAAAGGAGGCCCTGCACATGGCtatgctttcttccaagttccCTTCAAGAAGGCATTCCCAGCCCTTGCTGTCAAGGATGTAATCACTGTCGATAGCTATGCAGGACTGGGAAACATCCTCTTCTCTTGGGAATGAAACACCGGTGCCTGCTCTCCCTGTTACTCCTCCAACAAAACCACCACAATAAAAAGGGGCAATGTGTTTGAATCCAACAACTCCAGGAGTGGAATGGCAGGTCCCTCTCCTTTCACATTGGCAACCTACACCAACTCTGTTTCTTGTGATTGTGACATAAAACCTTCTGAATCTGCAGCAGCTTGTTTGAATTCGGAAGGAAGTTACTGTGTCCAGTCCCCACTTGCAATTTGTATGGACTGAGATAACACAACCAAATGCCACTAGTGGCAAAAGATTAATACTTGTGGCTTTTTAGTTATTAAATACGAATACATTTCTAAACGGGCTTCCAGCTCTGCTCGGTATATGCTAACAATACTGCCTCTAAAGTCTTCAACATCTATACATCTATCATATCAGTGCTACAACACCAGTGCTCTTTAATtactagtttcaggtgggtatccattttagtctgcagtagaatagcaagatttgagtccagtagcaccttaaagaccaacatgattttcagggtatacgttTTCAAAGTCAAAACtccatctgacgaagggagctctaactctcaaaagcttatacccttgaAATCTGGTTgttctctaaggcgctactggactcgaatcttgctatTTAATTAGTAGACGGTATTCCTTTTCCTCTAGTGGTAAGAACTGTGGGTCTTCAGAGGATGCTCCCATTCATTACAGCAGATATCCCTCCTGTTACAGTTGTTTGGACACGCATAAATAATCCTGGAAAATGGTGGGACACAGTAAAAAAGAACTACTCTCAGAAATGACTGCACACCTGGGAGCTAAAAACAGAGCATGAAAAATATGTCACACTCTCAGTTGCCAAAATCAACTCTGAAGAACCAAGCTGACAGGATATCCCTGCGTCTGGCTGGAAAAATGTCAAAAAATAATCCAGTCACCAGCATTAGATGTTAGGTGGCTGGAATTTTTGTAGCCAAGCTGAGATTAATGGCAACTTCCTGGGACAAAGGGACATTGTTTGGGGGTTGGTCTCCAATTAAACCAGATTCATGAGGGCAGTTCTGACACTTAGGAGAGCATCGGCACTGGTCAAGATGGTCCTTCCTCCTGTCTTAGCAGAAAGAGTTTtgtgaggtttttcttttcaggCTCTCTACAATGTAGTGCCAGTTATCAAGTCTTTTCTGGCTGCTTTTTTTCTATTTTCCCTTGCACTAACAGCAAATGTTCTATCTAGTATCCAGCAGTGATTGCTAGGCGCAGGCACTGGGGGTGGATGCGTAGAACCTTTATTCTGCAATTCCCTCTTGATTATCTCTGTAACAATCCTAGCCAAGCAGCAGTATAAAATCTTCCTCACTGTATGCCCCTAAAGGGTTTCCAGGACACTATTCATTTGCTGCTCATGGAAAGAGCCACCTATAGCCAAATTTAACGGTTCTTCCAGGTCCCCAGTTAGGGCTTTTGGAATGTGCATCCTCATGCCTGATTTGTTTCTCTGTTAGCCCCAACCAGAAAAGTCCCTCTTGCTAGTTAGGAAAGAGGGAGGAGTCACAAGAGGGAGGAGTCACAAGAGTCGCCGTTGCATTGTTCCTTCATGCCCACATGATGCATTTCATGCCCACATGATGCATTAGATAATGTGCCACTCTGCCAAAATTTAAGCTATAGAAAAAACCAAGTGGGTGAGACAGCCTAGCCAGCTGCCCTGTCACCCCTCAGGATCTTTCGTACCAGTAAGCAATTAAACTTTGGGGCTGTCAACATGAGACAGGAATTACTGAACTGTTCTACTGTCTACAGTGGATCCCTGTGTGGGTGGCATGTTTGATTCCCAAAGTACTGGGTCTCCTTAAGCAGCCACCAATGAAAGCGAGAGACTGGGGTCATTATATACTGTCTCACAAGCAGAGTGGATACAAaccagtgatcttttaaaaatatatattaagaacagttttttaatttaaatcagattttttaattgaaatcggattttttaaaaataaaatgctttttgaggaaaaatcggattttttaaaaataaaatgctttttgaggaaaaatctatctagtTTTCtctttaagatacattatagtccaaaggatACTCAttgtgaaataaggattagtatgtagcatgaggctgcaTACTCATGCACTGTTtatattttttggtaaatgaattccattaatccattcacaacgTCATGCAATCTTCCAGAGgcttctgtaagatt
It contains:
- the OSCP1 gene encoding protein OSCP1 isoform X1, translated to MSTRTLPLLFLNLGGEMLYILDQRLRAQSIPGEKARKDEWTDVDRRRVMNDIITTMFNKKFMEELFKPQELYSKKALRTVYDRLAHASIMRLNQASMDKLYDLMTMAFKYQVLLCPRPKDILLVTFNHLDSIKDFIQDSPSILNQVDETFRQLIDTYGSLSDGEFQLIRQTLLIFFQDMHIRVSIFLKDKVQNSNGRFVLPTSGPVPWGTEVPGLIRLFNNKGDEIKRTEFVHGGNYLLPLREGSFDLYGDRVIKLGTNMYSISRPVETHMSGTAKNTASRRKETAAPNPLAKEELNFLARLMGGLEIKKPLGTEAGFRLNLFTTDEEEEHAALTRPEELSYQVVSIQADQDQERNEELSRIMEEFEVAEQPRQSTSKGADLLAMMDEL
- the OSCP1 gene encoding protein OSCP1 isoform X2, which gives rise to MSTRTLPLLFLNLGGEMLYILDQRLRAQSIPGEKARKVMNDIITTMFNKKFMEELFKPQELYSKKALRTVYDRLAHASIMRLNQASMDKLYDLMTMAFKYQVLLCPRPKDILLVTFNHLDSIKDFIQDSPSILNQVDETFRQLIDTYGSLSDGEFQLIRQTLLIFFQDMHIRVSIFLKDKVQNSNGRFVLPTSGPVPWGTEVPGLIRLFNNKGDEIKRTEFVHGGNYLLPLREGSFDLYGDRVIKLGTNMYSISRPVETHMSGTAKNTASRRKETAAPNPLAKEELNFLARLMGGLEIKKPLGTEAGFRLNLFTTDEEEEHAALTRPEELSYQVVSIQADQDQERNEELSRIMEEFEVAEQPRQSTSKGADLLAMMDEL